CTGTATCTCATGGTTCTATGTATATATACCCAATATACGGGTGAGATTCGTAATACCGCTATGCTGCCAATCATCGTGACGGAGGAGATAGGATGTATTTGAGACAGGCACAGCCCAGTGATGTAGACGCAGTGATTCCGCTGCTGCATTCGGCGATCGGTGATATTGGGAATATGCTGGCAGGAACAAATGACACAGCACAAATGCTGAAGACGCTAGGGCAATGGTTTACTCAATCTGGCAATCGACTCAGCTATGAACAAGTGTATGTACTAGAGCGGGATGGCGAAATCGCAGGTTTCTTTCTAGCATATCATGGCAATGACATCGCTGTGCTGGATGCACCGATCATTGCGCAATTACGCGCTCAAGGATTGTCCGGTGATGAGGTCGTTCCCGAAGCGCGACCGGATGAATATTACTTGGATTCCATTGCCGTCAGTCCTCATTATCAGGGACAGGGTATCGGAACATTGCTTATTAACGAATTTGAACAGATTGCTCGGCAGCTTCATCATACTAAGCTGCTGCTCATTGTCGATCTAGATAATGTGCGAGCAAAGGCATTGTACGAACGATTGGGCTATACAGAAGACGGGCAAATTCTCGTTCATGGTCATCCGTATTATCGCATGGTCAAAATGATACAATGATCAAACAACCGGGTGCCGCGTGGCGTCCGGTTGTTTTGTTTAGCCTCGTACTCGCAGGTTTAACGGATATTAGACTTCATTTCCAAATTCAACCTGTGATAAGGGGGGACATTCATGGCATTTCGACACTGGCGG
The DNA window shown above is from Paenibacillus sp. JQZ6Y-1 and carries:
- a CDS encoding GNAT family N-acetyltransferase; translated protein: MYLRQAQPSDVDAVIPLLHSAIGDIGNMLAGTNDTAQMLKTLGQWFTQSGNRLSYEQVYVLERDGEIAGFFLAYHGNDIAVLDAPIIAQLRAQGLSGDEVVPEARPDEYYLDSIAVSPHYQGQGIGTLLINEFEQIARQLHHTKLLLIVDLDNVRAKALYERLGYTEDGQILVHGHPYYRMVKMIQ